A section of the Candidatus Omnitrophota bacterium genome encodes:
- a CDS encoding DUF2231 domain-containing protein produces MPEIELHLHPMLVHFPIALFPSALILYVFGIVLKKENFRQAALYVYILGTLLTPLAVVTGLEEAQEYGLKHPVFYAHRFFAFWVLGLSWVSLPILCFIQRKKNSWFKAVFLALLIFLTGFVMVAGYHGGRLVYEFAIGIESH; encoded by the coding sequence GTGCCTGAAATAGAATTGCATCTTCATCCGATGCTGGTTCATTTCCCGATCGCGCTTTTTCCAAGCGCCCTGATACTTTATGTTTTTGGGATTGTTCTAAAAAAAGAAAATTTTCGGCAGGCAGCTTTATATGTTTATATTCTAGGAACATTGCTAACACCTTTAGCTGTTGTAACCGGGCTTGAGGAAGCGCAAGAATATGGCTTGAAGCATCCTGTTTTTTATGCGCATCGTTTTTTTGCTTTTTGGGTTTTGGGCCTTTCTTGGGTGTCGTTACCTATTCTTTGCTTTATCCAAAGGAAAAAGAATTCTTGGTTTAAGGCAGTGTTTTTGGCGTTGCTTATTTTTCTTACCGGCTTTGTTATGGTTGCCGGCTATCATGGCGGGCGCTTAGTTTATGAATTTGCTATTGGCATTGAAAGCCACTAG
- the tal gene encoding transaldolase has product MPKTTITQLANFGQSIWLDYISRSMIKSGKLREWIRLGLRGMTSNPTIFNQAISQSADYDEQIVKLAGEGRNTFEIYDELTTQDVRDAADAFRGIYESTSGLDGYVSLEIDPRLAMKAQESIDEGVRLFKKVGRSNVMIKVPATSAGFFIAEELLSQGINVNVTLIFSLDQYIQTAMAFVKGMSRLGNKKINLNSTHSVASVFISRIDTTVDKLLEQRSADESDLKLKNKILALRGQAAVANSRLIFQQFEQIFSEKSFGALSKKHAKPQRVLWASTGTKNPQYSDIKYVTELIAKPTVNTLPEKTLQAFLDHGVVKEAFVESAKESQKIITALNKNGININYVCSQLLSEGIAAFEKSFNELLASIEAKARSLCVK; this is encoded by the coding sequence ATGCCCAAGACCACAATTACGCAGTTGGCTAATTTTGGTCAAAGCATTTGGCTGGATTATATCAGCCGGTCCATGATCAAAAGCGGCAAGCTTAGAGAATGGATTCGTCTAGGTTTGCGCGGCATGACATCTAATCCTACTATTTTTAATCAGGCCATCAGCCAAAGTGCTGATTACGACGAACAAATCGTTAAATTAGCCGGGGAAGGAAGAAATACTTTTGAAATTTATGATGAACTAACAACTCAAGATGTGCGCGATGCGGCGGACGCATTTCGCGGTATTTATGAATCAACCAGTGGTTTGGATGGTTATGTTAGCCTTGAGATCGATCCACGTTTAGCAATGAAAGCGCAAGAATCCATTGATGAAGGCGTGCGATTGTTCAAGAAAGTTGGGCGTTCTAATGTTATGATCAAAGTTCCGGCGACATCAGCCGGATTTTTTATTGCGGAAGAATTATTGAGCCAAGGGATCAATGTTAATGTAACTCTTATTTTCTCGCTGGATCAGTATATCCAGACAGCGATGGCGTTTGTCAAAGGAATGAGCCGGCTGGGCAATAAAAAGATCAATTTAAACTCAACACACTCAGTTGCCAGTGTTTTTATTAGCCGTATTGACACGACGGTTGATAAACTGCTTGAGCAAAGAAGTGCCGACGAATCTGATCTTAAACTTAAGAATAAAATCTTAGCTTTGCGGGGGCAGGCCGCTGTTGCTAATTCAAGGCTTATCTTTCAACAATTTGAACAAATATTTTCTGAGAAATCGTTTGGGGCTTTATCTAAAAAACATGCAAAACCTCAGCGCGTTCTTTGGGCTTCGACAGGGACGAAAAATCCGCAGTATAGTGATATTAAGTATGTTACAGAACTTATCGCAAAGCCAACGGTTAATACATTGCCGGAAAAAACCCTGCAAGCATTTCTAGATCACGGTGTCGTAAAAGAAGCTTTTGTGGAAAGCGCAAAAGAATCGCAAAAGATCATTACGGCGCTAAATAAGAACGGCATTAACATCAATTATGTTTGTTCTCAGCTCCTCTCCGAAGGTATCGCGGCTTTTGAAAAGTCATTTAACGAGCTTTTGGCTTCTATTGAAGCAAAGGCGCGCAGTCTATGCGTCAAATAA
- a CDS encoding transketolase family protein, translating into MSDLKMIPTRDGFGEELVELGHKNKNIVVLSGDLEDATRAEYFKFKFPERFFNLGITEQDVVATAAGLSCVGFIPFATSFAVFLTNRAYDMIRLDVCYNNCNVKVVCSHAGVTVGEDGASAQCLEDFAIMRVLPNIVVLCPVDTIEARKATRAIVDFKGPVYMRTSRAPFPVLTKESDSFTIGKANILREGKDVTLIGCGLMVHESLQAAELLKKEGIEARVINMHTIKPIDQNAIIESAKKTGAIVTAEEHQINGGLGSAVAEVLSQNHPTPLEMVAVHDSFGESGDPQGLLKKYGLKDVDIAAAARKAIKRK; encoded by the coding sequence ATGTCTGATCTTAAAATGATCCCTACGCGCGATGGTTTTGGCGAAGAGTTAGTTGAGTTGGGTCATAAAAATAAAAATATTGTTGTTTTGTCCGGTGACCTGGAAGACGCGACACGCGCCGAATATTTCAAATTTAAATTTCCGGAACGATTTTTCAATTTAGGGATTACTGAGCAAGATGTGGTCGCAACGGCGGCGGGCTTAAGCTGTGTGGGATTTATTCCGTTCGCAACTTCCTTTGCGGTTTTTCTTACCAATCGCGCGTATGATATGATCCGCTTGGATGTCTGCTATAACAACTGTAATGTTAAAGTGGTCTGTTCGCATGCGGGAGTTACGGTGGGAGAAGACGGGGCATCAGCTCAGTGTTTGGAAGATTTTGCGATCATGCGCGTTTTGCCTAACATCGTTGTGCTCTGTCCGGTTGATACCATTGAAGCGCGCAAGGCAACACGTGCTATTGTTGATTTTAAAGGCCCCGTTTATATGCGCACCAGCCGAGCGCCGTTTCCGGTTTTAACGAAAGAATCAGATTCTTTTACCATTGGTAAGGCGAATATCCTCAGAGAAGGTAAAGATGTCACACTCATTGGCTGTGGATTGATGGTTCATGAATCTCTCCAAGCCGCCGAGCTTTTGAAAAAAGAAGGCATTGAAGCTCGCGTCATTAACATGCATACCATAAAACCCATTGATCAAAATGCTATTATTGAATCAGCTAAAAAAACCGGCGCGATCGTTACTGCCGAAGAACATCAGATCAACGGCGGATTAGGAAGCGCGGTTGCCGAAGTCTTATCCCAAAATCATCCCACACCTTTAGAAATGGTAGCTGTTCACGATTCATTCGGAGAGTCCGGAGATCCGCAAGGGTTGCTCAAGAAATATGGGCTTAAAGACGTGGATATTGCCGCTGCCGCCCGAAAAGCCATTAAAAGAAAATAG
- a CDS encoding transketolase, with translation MSAKPFDIAALKIKAVQLRKEILETLFCSGSGHPGGSLSAVEIFLTLYFYKLKHDPKNPRWDDRDRLIVSKGHVSPVVYVTLANCGYFPKDELKTFRKLGSRLQGHVHTKVPGVEFSTGSLGHGLSVANGIALGARLLKKDFRTYCVMGDGEIQEGSVWEAAMTAAHHKIDNLCAIVDCNKVQENGPTNEIKSLEPLKAKWESFGWFVLEVDGHNLKELKDAFDKADTIKNKPTVILANTIKGKGVSFMEGQSKWHGKAPNKEQLEAALKELSEGNHV, from the coding sequence TTGTCTGCCAAGCCTTTTGATATTGCCGCATTAAAGATAAAAGCCGTACAGCTGCGCAAAGAAATCCTCGAAACACTTTTCTGTTCCGGTTCTGGCCATCCCGGAGGGTCTTTATCGGCCGTCGAAATCTTTTTAACCCTTTATTTTTATAAATTAAAGCACGATCCGAAAAATCCTCGCTGGGACGACCGTGATCGGCTCATTGTCTCGAAAGGGCATGTTTCGCCGGTTGTTTACGTGACCCTGGCCAATTGCGGCTATTTTCCAAAAGATGAACTTAAAACATTTCGAAAATTGGGCAGCCGTTTGCAGGGCCATGTTCACACAAAAGTTCCTGGCGTGGAATTTAGTACCGGCTCTCTAGGTCACGGGCTATCGGTCGCTAATGGGATCGCTTTGGGTGCCAGGCTTTTAAAAAAAGATTTTAGAACATATTGCGTGATGGGCGACGGCGAAATTCAGGAAGGTTCCGTTTGGGAAGCGGCGATGACCGCGGCGCATCACAAGATCGACAATCTATGCGCTATTGTTGATTGCAATAAAGTTCAAGAAAACGGTCCGACGAATGAAATTAAGAGTTTGGAACCATTAAAAGCCAAATGGGAAAGTTTTGGCTGGTTTGTTTTGGAGGTTGACGGCCACAATTTAAAAGAATTAAAAGACGCGTTTGATAAAGCAGATACGATTAAAAACAAGCCGACAGTTATTCTTGCCAACACCATTAAGGGGAAAGGTGTTTCATTTATGGAGGGCCAATCCAAATGGCACGGAAAAGCTCCTAATAAAGAACAACTCGAAGCGGCTCTCAAAGAATTAAGCGAGGGAAACCATGTCTGA
- a CDS encoding trypsin-like peptidase domain-containing protein, which translates to MTRNTLFLFIFFLVTINTWSKSALAQPSIIETVQNTLPSIVTIQSENAGLLSDQRPAAAFDKQSGRIIVLRNVKTAQYNRNGSGVIIDPRGIIATNAHIVKQSGRVTVTLDDKTEIPAKILGIIEKEDLALLHITAPHPLRVIEFADSDQIKLDDEVVMVGGSELLTDTISGGRIIGIGSHASEQQPDDAKTALLQVDMNLYRGDSGGPVFDTKGHLVGLIVAGQKTKDRSSFIIPSNQIKKRYLEFLSHPTNP; encoded by the coding sequence ATGACCAGAAATACTTTATTTCTTTTTATTTTTTTCCTTGTGACAATAAATACATGGTCGAAATCTGCCCTGGCCCAGCCATCCATCATTGAAACCGTACAAAACACACTTCCCTCGATCGTCACTATTCAATCCGAAAATGCCGGGCTTTTGTCGGACCAGCGCCCCGCAGCCGCCTTTGACAAACAATCCGGACGGATCATCGTCCTTAGAAACGTAAAAACAGCACAATACAATCGAAACGGTTCCGGCGTCATCATTGACCCTCGAGGCATTATCGCCACCAATGCGCACATCGTTAAGCAGTCAGGGCGAGTTACCGTAACCTTGGATGACAAAACAGAAATTCCCGCTAAAATTCTAGGCATCATTGAAAAAGAAGATCTAGCCCTCTTGCATATTACGGCGCCACATCCTCTGAGAGTCATTGAATTCGCCGATTCTGACCAAATAAAATTAGATGATGAGGTTGTAATGGTCGGCGGCTCCGAGCTTCTTACTGACACAATTTCCGGAGGAAGGATCATTGGGATAGGCTCACACGCATCTGAGCAACAACCTGACGATGCTAAAACTGCTCTTCTGCAAGTTGATATGAACTTATACCGCGGCGACAGTGGCGGGCCGGTTTTTGATACCAAAGGCCACTTGGTCGGGCTCATCGTTGCGGGACAAAAAACAAAAGATCGTTCCAGTTTTATTATTCCGTCCAACCAGATAAAGAAAAGATACCTTGAATTCTTAAGCCATCCAACAAATCCTTAA
- a CDS encoding STT3 domain-containing protein has translation MKNIFSSSAKKIIIYVLIFLSSAAIGVYFRLYPFLNYTSSAASEKASLLVVTRLKSATQHDIQKKFPQMPPSQQNQIAEEEFNKLVRKNKANVRLSIDKMAKEIDLTETDRDNGPYLLEADPYYYFSLTRNIVRTGKIADTIKGSKYLNKLMLAPTEHWEPFTLHPFVGFGFYKILSFFNRNIELMQAVGFVPIVLFILCLIPYSMIWNLLGCGRISSFLGTIFLSLSPMFLQRSAWGWYDNDPYNVFFAPLILAFLFLGIDRLRKNQVKSAFGIAVACSSLITLYAFFWQGWVYILSIIFLASIAMLIYNHFGKKEKLRTKDLFFYLAIVQLTSLVGIGVTFGAKEFFILFLEGWNALKNFLTPQLRLWPDLFISVGELKKTSLNNIISLDGGIAVFSFAVLGLVGYGIRAFRASKKEDPLKFIAIAFLFFFSLFIALRAERFALLSLIALSILFPYGLQYAFERSRNILAAKLAFLPFKVTFYAFISLGLCTMLFFSIRTAHNFSLEQRPIFNAIWDKALTKIRSDTPEESIVNSWWPPGHFITSMAQRRVTFDGATINNPQAYWLANVFLSQNERQALGILRMINNSANQASEYLQSLGIKLSVAVAKIHQVTSLNARDAAIALGDILTEEQVEHLLSLTHALPPSSYFFLYNDMVEKNLELGFVGRWNFKKMEEISADKKLLKQVPPRNSPQYIRFLWDTIGGPLNYSEIFVQRAVLNNVVHFPNGLRINLNDMNCALISEQSKIGIPQSIFYLENNDVIEKKFANANLSFSVLLFQEKNRYSCLFLDPRLGNSLLMRLYFFDGKGLRYITPFTKEQDLTGRTKISVFEVDWKKFTADTQF, from the coding sequence ATGAAAAACATATTCAGCTCTTCCGCCAAGAAAATCATCATCTATGTCCTGATCTTTTTAAGCTCCGCGGCGATCGGAGTTTATTTCCGGCTCTACCCATTTTTAAACTACACCTCATCCGCGGCCAGCGAAAAAGCCAGCTTACTCGTCGTAACGCGCCTAAAAAGCGCCACTCAACACGATATTCAGAAAAAATTCCCCCAAATGCCTCCCTCGCAGCAAAATCAAATCGCCGAGGAGGAATTCAATAAACTCGTTCGGAAAAACAAGGCAAATGTCCGCCTTAGCATTGATAAAATGGCCAAAGAAATTGACCTGACCGAAACTGACCGCGATAACGGGCCTTATCTTTTAGAAGCCGACCCTTACTACTATTTTTCCCTGACTCGAAATATCGTTCGAACCGGAAAAATCGCCGACACCATTAAAGGAAGCAAATACCTCAACAAGTTGATGCTAGCGCCCACAGAACACTGGGAACCATTCACACTGCATCCCTTCGTGGGATTTGGGTTTTATAAAATACTTTCTTTTTTTAACCGCAACATTGAACTTATGCAAGCGGTTGGTTTTGTCCCGATCGTTCTCTTTATTTTATGCCTCATCCCTTATTCTATGATATGGAACTTACTGGGATGCGGCCGGATCTCCTCTTTCCTCGGCACCATTTTTCTTTCGCTTTCTCCCATGTTCCTTCAACGAAGTGCTTGGGGCTGGTACGACAACGACCCTTATAATGTCTTTTTCGCTCCCTTGATCTTAGCTTTCCTATTTCTAGGAATAGACCGCCTAAGAAAAAACCAAGTCAAATCGGCTTTTGGCATCGCCGTCGCCTGCTCCTCTTTAATTACTCTTTATGCATTTTTCTGGCAAGGATGGGTTTATATCTTAAGCATTATTTTTTTGGCAAGCATCGCAATGCTCATTTATAACCATTTTGGTAAAAAAGAAAAACTGCGGACAAAAGATCTTTTTTTCTATCTTGCTATCGTGCAATTAACGAGTTTGGTTGGCATTGGGGTCACGTTCGGAGCCAAAGAATTCTTCATTCTCTTTCTGGAAGGCTGGAATGCGCTGAAGAATTTCTTAACTCCTCAATTAAGGCTTTGGCCGGATCTTTTTATCAGCGTCGGAGAACTTAAGAAAACTTCCCTCAACAATATTATTTCACTGGACGGAGGAATAGCCGTCTTTTCATTCGCCGTCCTCGGGCTTGTCGGATACGGCATCAGAGCTTTTAGGGCCTCAAAAAAAGAAGATCCGCTAAAATTCATTGCTATCGCCTTTTTATTCTTTTTTTCTTTATTTATCGCGTTACGCGCCGAACGTTTTGCGCTGCTTTCGCTTATTGCGCTTAGCATCCTTTTTCCTTATGGATTACAATATGCTTTTGAAAGATCAAGGAATATTCTTGCCGCAAAATTAGCTTTCTTGCCTTTTAAGGTAACTTTCTATGCTTTCATTTCCTTAGGGCTGTGCACAATGCTCTTTTTTTCTATTCGAACCGCGCATAATTTTTCTTTAGAACAAAGGCCGATCTTCAACGCAATATGGGATAAGGCATTGACCAAAATAAGATCTGATACTCCCGAAGAAAGCATCGTTAACTCCTGGTGGCCGCCCGGACATTTTATTACTTCGATGGCTCAGCGGCGCGTCACATTTGACGGAGCGACCATCAACAATCCGCAGGCTTACTGGCTTGCCAACGTCTTTTTAAGTCAAAATGAGCGGCAAGCTCTAGGCATTTTACGAATGATCAATAACAGCGCAAACCAGGCAAGCGAATATTTACAAAGCCTCGGAATAAAACTTTCCGTTGCTGTTGCAAAGATCCATCAAGTTACATCGCTTAACGCGCGCGATGCCGCTATAGCTCTTGGGGACATTCTAACCGAAGAACAAGTTGAGCATTTACTATCCTTAACACATGCTCTTCCCCCTTCATCATATTTCTTTCTTTACAATGACATGGTCGAAAAAAATCTAGAATTGGGTTTTGTGGGTCGATGGAATTTCAAAAAGATGGAAGAAATAAGCGCTGATAAGAAACTATTAAAACAAGTTCCGCCGCGTAACTCGCCGCAATACATACGCTTTTTATGGGACACCATCGGAGGGCCTCTAAACTATAGCGAAATTTTTGTCCAGCGCGCCGTCTTGAACAATGTGGTGCATTTCCCTAACGGCTTAAGAATAAACTTAAACGATATGAATTGCGCTTTGATATCCGAGCAATCAAAGATAGGGATCCCACAAAGCATTTTCTATCTAGAAAATAATGACGTGATTGAAAAGAAATTCGCTAATGCTAATTTATCTTTTTCGGTTTTATTGTTCCAGGAAAAAAATCGCTACTCTTGCCTTTTTCTTGACCCGCGGCTTGGTAATTCACTTCTTATGCGGCTCTACTTTTTTGATGGCAAAGGGTTACGATACATTACACCCTTCACAAAAGAGCAAGATCTGACCGGCCGGACAAAAATATCTGTTTTTGAAGTCGATTGGAAGAAATTTACGGCAGACACTCAATTTTAA
- a CDS encoding tetratricopeptide repeat protein: MKKYFMMTALMLFAFFAGSLAFSAEDALRDPKAIFEQANKLYNESQLDKAIELYEKLIDMDSNFAKAYNGLGLAYQANGVSPAEVVWYFKTATEIDPQYKEAFENLAKAYYGMGDFPKAEEACKKALEIDPDLVSAQFSLGWIYLLGKSQPAQAIYYFKKVLERAKIPLVHYGLGIAYFMNDQSELTLESITNLRELSQDDLATRLENLIRGHYPVPGEEGPLVDIQPFPVQEKGVLVRSGEKKKVVEEPPSSFGGVTKIRVKGKILPPEKSQLEEKRVLEYGENPPPSAPRRRSAPISTRIGVRGNVSLENPPDTNPQ, from the coding sequence ATGAAGAAGTATTTTATGATGACCGCTCTCATGCTTTTTGCTTTTTTTGCAGGATCTTTGGCTTTTTCCGCGGAAGATGCCCTACGGGATCCTAAGGCGATCTTTGAGCAAGCTAATAAGCTATACAATGAAAGCCAGCTTGATAAAGCTATTGAGCTTTACGAGAAATTGATCGATATGGATTCTAATTTTGCGAAAGCATACAACGGTTTAGGATTAGCTTATCAGGCCAACGGGGTAAGTCCGGCTGAGGTGGTTTGGTATTTTAAAACCGCGACGGAGATCGATCCTCAATATAAAGAAGCCTTTGAAAATCTGGCCAAGGCTTACTATGGTATGGGTGATTTTCCAAAAGCAGAAGAGGCCTGTAAAAAAGCTTTGGAGATCGACCCGGATCTGGTCAGTGCTCAGTTTTCCTTGGGGTGGATCTATCTTTTGGGTAAGTCGCAGCCGGCACAGGCTATTTATTATTTTAAGAAAGTTCTTGAAAGGGCCAAGATACCGCTGGTGCATTATGGGCTAGGTATTGCTTATTTCATGAACGATCAAAGTGAATTAACCCTGGAATCGATTACGAACTTGCGAGAACTTAGCCAGGACGATTTGGCGACCAGGCTTGAAAATCTAATTCGCGGCCATTATCCTGTTCCCGGAGAAGAAGGCCCCCTGGTTGATATTCAGCCTTTTCCGGTCCAGGAAAAAGGCGTTTTGGTTAGATCCGGAGAGAAGAAAAAAGTTGTTGAAGAGCCTCCGAGTAGTTTTGGAGGGGTTACAAAAATACGGGTCAAAGGGAAAATCTTGCCTCCGGAAAAATCTCAACTCGAAGAGAAGAGAGTTCTGGAATATGGCGAGAATCCTCCGCCTTCTGCGCCTCGACGACGTTCAGCACCGATCAGCACAAGAATTGGCGTCCGGGGCAATGTTAGTCTAGAAAATCCTCCTGACACAAATCCCCAATAA